Proteins found in one archaeon genomic segment:
- a CDS encoding DEAD/DEAH box helicase: MASEASFSSLDPRVRSLLEGSGIREPTPPQVQAWPIIARGEDALVVAPTGSGKTEAALLPLLSRLVSEGGREGISLLYITPMRALNRDMFKRLQGWCSGLGLTVDIRHGDTPQAQRSRQAAHPPDVLVTTPETLQAVLPGSRMRLNLSHLKAVVVDELHNLVESKRGVQLCVGLQRLRRVAPGFQLVALSATVGTPEVAARFLFGDGKRSIVRAEAPKDFTYAIEYPTPDPADQSAARETYSAPDLAARLSRINQLVESHTSTLIFVNSRTLAEMIGEKLSRLRKDVGVHHGSLPREERERTEQAFKSGELKALVCTSTLELGIDVGSVDLVVQYMSPRQVTSLVQRVGRSGHSLGKVSKGVLVTVSADDIMESSSSIQAAAAGEIEPTRPYRNSLDVLAHQVAGYLMDYEAMDADLMLKEVRKAAPFADLSEEAFKRTVAYLAELRKIRFDGKTVSRTRLTREYYFENLSMIPDETRYLVVDVSTNESVGILGEEFVLLKAKVGLHFVCKGKIWQIEQVADDRKIYVTPVEDPLAAVPGWDGEMLPIPYQLAKRTGGLRREISEALDSGEEAVEKAMARIPGDSGARSLVVDEIEEHKKMGAPVPSDELVLFEGFGKYLIVHLCFGESVNRTFALVFEEILSRRGLVRVWWLDGYRLLMELTTDTEELDLGAISRELMGISPQELERTYAVAAQRNFPFPARVKYVAERFGALKRGKLIAHPNLCSLPTRFEKTPIFEEALQETGRDLIDMSRAQEILTLVASGSIQVQTFQASDRPTPIAFSLLYRYLEVPEAVAPDSLGKSSYQRMKASIFGTDVSLLCMKCGADQGLTTVGELPDEPKCSACQSGLLAPCYWGTWKVSDLAKKRDGKGPLTDEERAELSKARRAADLVLSYGKKAVVAQTVYGIGPQTASRILAELHDDEEAFYRDLLEAKIRFVTTRQYWSN, encoded by the coding sequence TTGGCCTCGGAAGCATCCTTTAGCTCCCTAGACCCGAGGGTGAGAAGCCTCCTCGAGGGATCGGGTATCAGAGAGCCGACGCCTCCTCAGGTCCAAGCCTGGCCGATAATCGCGAGGGGCGAGGATGCACTGGTCGTCGCTCCGACCGGGTCGGGCAAGACGGAGGCGGCGCTTCTTCCGCTCCTCAGCAGGCTGGTCTCAGAAGGTGGAAGGGAAGGGATCTCGTTGCTGTACATCACTCCGATGAGGGCCCTCAACAGGGACATGTTCAAGCGGCTGCAGGGTTGGTGCTCGGGCCTCGGCCTTACAGTTGACATCAGGCACGGAGACACGCCTCAGGCCCAGAGGTCCAGGCAGGCCGCTCACCCGCCGGACGTCCTGGTCACGACTCCGGAGACCCTCCAGGCCGTCCTGCCGGGGAGCAGGATGAGGCTGAACCTTTCCCACCTCAAGGCGGTCGTGGTCGACGAGCTCCACAACCTCGTCGAGAGCAAGAGGGGAGTCCAACTGTGTGTGGGCCTCCAGAGGCTCAGGAGGGTCGCGCCGGGTTTCCAGCTGGTCGCTCTTTCGGCTACTGTCGGGACACCCGAGGTCGCGGCCCGCTTCCTGTTCGGAGACGGGAAGAGATCCATCGTGAGGGCAGAGGCGCCCAAGGACTTCACGTACGCGATCGAGTACCCTACGCCCGACCCGGCCGACCAGAGCGCGGCGAGGGAGACCTACTCTGCGCCCGACCTGGCAGCAAGGCTATCCAGGATCAACCAGCTGGTCGAGAGCCATACGTCGACGCTGATCTTCGTGAACAGCAGGACCCTGGCTGAGATGATCGGGGAGAAGCTGTCGAGGCTCAGGAAGGACGTCGGGGTGCATCATGGTTCCCTTCCGAGGGAGGAGAGGGAGCGGACCGAGCAGGCCTTCAAGTCCGGGGAGCTGAAGGCTCTCGTCTGCACGAGCACGCTGGAGCTCGGGATCGACGTGGGTTCGGTGGACCTGGTCGTCCAGTACATGTCGCCCAGGCAGGTCACGAGCCTCGTCCAGAGGGTAGGGAGGAGCGGGCACAGCCTGGGCAAGGTGTCGAAGGGCGTTCTCGTGACAGTCTCCGCGGACGACATCATGGAGTCTTCCTCCAGCATCCAGGCGGCAGCGGCTGGGGAGATCGAGCCTACGAGGCCCTACCGGAACTCTCTGGACGTGCTGGCGCACCAGGTCGCGGGGTACCTGATGGACTACGAGGCGATGGACGCGGACCTGATGCTGAAGGAGGTGCGAAAGGCTGCGCCGTTCGCGGACCTGAGCGAGGAAGCGTTCAAGCGCACTGTCGCATACCTTGCCGAGCTCAGGAAGATCAGGTTCGACGGGAAGACAGTCTCGAGGACCAGGCTCACGAGGGAATACTACTTTGAGAACCTATCGATGATCCCCGACGAGACGAGGTACCTGGTGGTGGACGTCTCCACGAACGAGTCCGTGGGGATCCTCGGAGAGGAGTTCGTCCTGCTAAAGGCGAAGGTAGGGCTTCACTTTGTCTGCAAGGGCAAGATCTGGCAGATAGAGCAGGTCGCGGACGACAGGAAGATCTACGTGACGCCGGTCGAAGACCCGCTCGCGGCCGTCCCAGGGTGGGACGGGGAGATGCTCCCCATCCCATACCAGCTGGCAAAGAGGACTGGAGGACTGAGGAGGGAGATATCGGAGGCGCTGGACAGTGGAGAAGAGGCGGTAGAGAAGGCGATGGCCAGGATCCCCGGAGATTCTGGCGCGAGGTCTCTCGTCGTGGACGAGATCGAGGAGCACAAGAAGATGGGAGCCCCTGTTCCCTCCGACGAACTGGTGCTCTTTGAGGGGTTCGGCAAGTACCTGATCGTCCACCTCTGCTTCGGGGAGAGCGTCAACAGGACCTTCGCCTTGGTATTCGAGGAGATCCTGAGCAGGAGAGGCCTGGTCAGGGTCTGGTGGCTGGACGGGTACAGGCTCCTGATGGAGCTGACTACTGACACCGAAGAGCTGGACCTGGGGGCGATTTCGAGGGAGTTGATGGGGATATCGCCGCAGGAGCTTGAGAGGACCTACGCGGTCGCTGCCCAGCGGAACTTCCCCTTCCCGGCCAGGGTCAAGTATGTGGCGGAGCGGTTCGGGGCGCTCAAGAGGGGGAAGCTGATCGCACATCCGAACCTCTGTTCGCTGCCGACTAGGTTCGAGAAGACGCCGATCTTCGAGGAGGCCCTCCAGGAGACTGGGAGGGATCTGATCGACATGTCTAGGGCGCAGGAGATCCTCACCTTGGTCGCTTCAGGTTCCATCCAGGTTCAGACGTTTCAGGCCTCGGATAGGCCGACGCCGATCGCCTTCAGCCTGCTCTACAGGTACCTCGAGGTCCCGGAGGCCGTCGCACCCGACTCGCTCGGCAAGTCGTCCTACCAGCGCATGAAGGCGAGCATCTTCGGTACCGACGTGAGCCTGCTCTGCATGAAGTGCGGGGCCGACCAGGGCCTTACGACCGTAGGGGAGCTTCCTGACGAGCCGAAGTGCTCGGCGTGCCAATCAGGCCTGCTAGCTCCCTGTTACTGGGGGACGTGGAAGGTCTCCGACCTTGCAAAGAAGAGAGATGGGAAGGGTCCCCTCACGGATGAAGAGAGAGCGGAGCTCTCGAAGGCGAGGAGGGCGGCAGACCTGGTGCTCTCCTATGGGAAGAAGGCGGTCGTGGCTCAGACTGTCTACGGGATAGGGCCGCAGACCGCGTCGCGGATCTTGGCCGAGCTCCACGACGACGAGGAGGCTTTCTACAGGGACCTCTTGGAAGCGAAGATCAGGTTCGTGACGACAAGGCAGTACTGGTCAAACTAG
- a CDS encoding AAA family ATPase, whose protein sequence is MSRRTEEISKEMPSHLTTVKEIILENFMSYEYARIPLRDGLNLIVGPNGAGKSSVLLAISVAFGQAYTERSRKLSDLIRRGKDIARVSLVFDNSAKAGRRPIAYSKSDTFMLSRYLRRDGSYWFEADYREIDKSEVVRLLKEFGINPDNLLIIMHQGMIEELGAVTPQERLRMVEEAVGFAEYRQRILSAEQELSGLTGEEGSLLQLIDNANQALEYWKQIYNRYQEKRKLNEHRDLLAKEVLWSTQTKLTKSLQSVEEKVKAKTRALEDLRSQQSEVSADAAQTKQTLLDKQVELRKLYYALVRAEAEKAKDDSARATYGSIKEDVSSLSQTIEEVITGAPAKSAKRVKDLLQYVTQKAAAAEEDAQRRKGELDREVSSLQPEISRNEELVTRTMESHISFRVKAEVLSYRIKVTESDLRELERSAKEYSGELEKMAPELEKAGPRVETARQPYEVSEELKLVSAHLQKMQDVPDDAEKIYNDYSGNIEELKVKLAQLQENRKAMLSELGSRKAVWREAMENLIEVVDPAYQGVLSAADASGFVKFEEGADIEDAGIALYVGFRGGSPTTLDPFTQSGGERSVALMAFILSLQGRIVSPLRAMDEFDIHMDPKNREAMFKMILSQMKQREASQYLVITPSILTVFDRSAHVITVQAVHGASEVKELK, encoded by the coding sequence TTGTCTCGCAGAACTGAAGAAATCTCCAAGGAGATGCCCTCTCATCTCACCACCGTAAAGGAGATTATCCTTGAGAACTTCATGAGTTACGAATACGCTAGGATTCCGCTGAGGGACGGGCTCAACCTGATTGTCGGCCCCAACGGCGCCGGCAAGTCCTCAGTCCTCCTTGCGATCTCTGTCGCCTTCGGCCAGGCCTACACCGAGCGCTCACGAAAGCTCTCGGACCTGATCAGGAGGGGCAAGGACATCGCGAGGGTCTCCCTGGTCTTCGACAACTCGGCCAAGGCGGGCCGTCGCCCCATAGCGTATTCAAAGTCCGACACATTCATGCTCAGCCGATACCTGAGGAGGGACGGCTCCTACTGGTTCGAGGCAGACTACAGAGAGATCGACAAGAGCGAGGTCGTCCGACTCCTCAAGGAGTTCGGGATCAATCCGGACAACCTGCTGATCATAATGCACCAGGGGATGATCGAGGAGCTCGGAGCGGTGACGCCGCAGGAGCGCCTGAGGATGGTCGAGGAGGCCGTCGGCTTCGCGGAGTACAGGCAAAGAATCCTCTCGGCCGAACAAGAGCTAAGCGGGCTGACAGGAGAAGAGGGTTCGCTCCTTCAGCTCATCGACAACGCCAACCAAGCCCTCGAGTACTGGAAGCAGATCTACAACAGATATCAGGAGAAGCGGAAGCTCAACGAACACAGGGACCTGCTCGCGAAGGAGGTCCTCTGGAGCACCCAGACCAAGCTGACGAAGTCTCTTCAGTCCGTGGAGGAGAAGGTGAAGGCAAAGACCAGGGCCCTTGAGGACCTTCGGTCTCAGCAGTCAGAAGTCTCGGCCGACGCCGCCCAGACCAAGCAGACGCTCCTCGACAAGCAGGTCGAGCTCAGGAAGCTGTACTACGCCCTCGTAAGGGCAGAAGCGGAGAAGGCGAAGGACGACTCGGCGAGGGCCACCTACGGCTCGATCAAGGAGGACGTCTCGAGCCTCTCGCAGACCATCGAGGAGGTCATCACGGGCGCACCTGCGAAGAGCGCCAAGAGGGTGAAGGACCTCCTGCAATACGTGACCCAGAAGGCGGCGGCCGCCGAGGAGGACGCCCAGAGGCGCAAAGGAGAGCTTGACAGGGAGGTCTCGTCGCTCCAGCCCGAGATCAGCAGGAACGAGGAGCTGGTGACGAGGACCATGGAGAGCCACATCTCGTTCCGCGTCAAGGCCGAGGTCCTCTCGTACCGCATCAAGGTGACCGAGTCCGACCTGAGGGAGCTCGAGCGGAGCGCCAAGGAGTACTCAGGGGAGCTCGAGAAGATGGCCCCCGAGCTCGAGAAGGCCGGTCCCCGCGTCGAGACTGCGAGGCAGCCCTACGAGGTCTCCGAAGAGCTCAAGCTCGTCTCCGCGCACCTCCAGAAGATGCAGGACGTGCCCGACGACGCCGAGAAGATCTACAACGACTACAGCGGGAACATCGAGGAGCTCAAGGTGAAGCTGGCCCAGCTCCAGGAGAACAGGAAGGCGATGCTCTCGGAGCTCGGGTCGAGGAAGGCGGTCTGGAGGGAGGCGATGGAGAACCTGATCGAAGTGGTCGACCCTGCCTACCAGGGGGTCCTCTCCGCCGCGGACGCCTCCGGGTTCGTCAAGTTCGAGGAGGGGGCCGACATCGAAGACGCAGGCATCGCGCTCTACGTCGGATTCCGCGGCGGTTCTCCGACGACCCTCGACCCCTTCACCCAGAGCGGAGGGGAGCGCTCGGTCGCCCTCATGGCCTTCATACTCTCTCTCCAGGGCCGCATCGTCTCACCCCTCAGGGCGATGGACGAGTTCGACATCCACATGGACCCGAAGAACAGGGAGGCGATGTTCAAGATGATACTCTCTCAAATGAAGCAGCGCGAGGCGTCCCAATACCTCGTGATCACGCCCTCCATCCTGACGGTCTTCGACAGGAGCGCCCACGTGATCACAGTCCAGGCGGTCCACGGCGCCTCCGAGGTCAAGGAGCTGAAGTAG